Proteins encoded within one genomic window of Brassica rapa cultivar Chiifu-401-42 chromosome A09, CAAS_Brap_v3.01, whole genome shotgun sequence:
- the LOC103842195 gene encoding hydroxyproline O-galactosyltransferase HPGT3 — protein sequence METLPTTTVTSSKSERRGRSSKYQSTSKPSVIMAFFSCVAWLYVAGRLWQDSENRVILNNMLKKNYDQKPKVLTVDDKLMVLGCKDLERKIVETEMELTLAKSQGYLKSGSSSSGGKRLLAVIGVYTGFGSHLRRNSFRGSWMPQGDALKKLEERGVVIRFVIGRSPNRGDSLDRKIDDEDRARKDFLILENHEEAQEELPKKVKFFFSAAVQNWDAEFYIKVDDNIDLDLEGLIGLLESRRGQDASYIGCMKSGEVVTEEGGQWYEPEWWKFGDEKSYFRHAAGSLIILSKNLAQYININSGSLKTYAFDDTSIGSWMIGVQATYIDDNRLCCSSIRQDKVCSVA from the exons ATGGAGACCTTACCCACGACGACGGTTACGTCTTCTAAATCAGAACGACGAGGAAGATCCTCCAAATATCAGAGCACCTCCAAGCCCTCCGTCATCATGGCTTTCTTCTCTTGCGTTGCTTGGCTCTACGTCGCTGGCCG GTTATGGCAAGATTCAGAGAACAGAGTGATACTCAATAATATGCTTAAGAAGAATTATGATCAG AAGCCTAAGGTTCTTACGGTGGATGACAAGCTCATGGTTCTCGGATGCAA AGATCTTGAGAGGAAGATTGTTGAAACTGAAATGGAGTTGACTCTGGCAAAGAGTCAAGGCTATCTGAAAAGTGGTTCGTCGTCTTCAGGAGGGAAGAGGTTGCTTGCTGTGATTGGAGTCTATACAGGGTTTGGAAGCCATTTGAGGAGAAACTCATTTAGAGGGTCTTGGATGCCACAAG GTGATGCTTTGAAGAAACTTGAGGAAAGAGGAGTTGTCATACGTTTTGTGATTGGTCGAAG TCCAAACCGTGGTGATAGCCTAGATAGAAAGATCGATGACGAAGATCGAGCAAGAAAAGATTTTCTCATTCTT GAGAATCACGAGGAGGCACAAGAAGAGCTACCCAAGAAGGTGAAGTTCTTCTTCAGTGCTGCTGTTCAGAACTGGGATGCAGAGTTTTACATCAAAGTCGACGACAATATTGATCTAGATCTTG AGGGGTTGATTGGCCTCCTTGAAAGTAGGCGTGGTCAAGATGCTTCTTACATTGGGTGCATGAAGTCTGGGGAAGTTGTTACTGAAGA GGGAGGCCAATGGTACGAGCCAGAATGGTGGAAGTTTGGGGACGAGAAATC ATACTTTCGTCACGCAGCTGGTTCGCTTATAATACTATCCAAGAATTTGGCTCAGTACATAAACATAAACAG TGGATCGTTGAAGACATATGCATTTGATGATACATCTATAGGATCTTGGATGATTGGTGTTCAGGCAACTTATATAGATGACAATCGCCTTTGCTGTAGCAGCATTAGACAAG ACAAAGTGTGCTCTGTGGCTTGA
- the LOC103842196 gene encoding protein PHOX1, giving the protein MGKPTGKKKNPDPPTDSSVNGGGGGGGGGGNKSAKSFDRSASKAAATFDEDMAIFINRALELKEEGNKLFQKRDNEGAMLRYDKAVKLLPRDHAEVAYLRTGMASCYMHMGLGEYPNAINECNLALEASPRYSKALLKRARCYEALNKMDFAFRDSRIVLNMEAENVSAKEIFERVKKVLVGRGVDVAEMETSFVDVQPVGAARLRKIVKERLRKMKKKNNNNNKKNSNSNAEEKKSNEGGVVVENADVEDGEEADSGKRGDKNLEDKVVVEEKKVSHVMDKEVVIASDATVTRTVKLVHGDDIRWAQLPLDSSVRLVRDIIRDRFPSLKGFLIKYRDSEGDLVTITTTDELRVAASTREKLGSFRLYVTEVSPNQEPVYDGESNDKFAKGSSSVADNGSVGGDYVESEKPSACIEHWIFQFAQLFKNHVGFDSDSYLDIHNLGMKLYTEAMEDIVTGEDAQELFDIAADKFQEMAALAMFNWGNVHMSKARRQIYFPEDGSRETILEKVQAGFEWATNEYNKAAEKYEEAVKVKSDFYEALLALGQQQFEQAKLCWYHALRNKIDIESEASQEVLKLYNKAEESMEKGMQIWEEMEERRLNGISDSDKHKTLLQKLGLDGVFSEASDEDNAEQTANMTSQINLLWGSLLYERSIVEYKLGLPTWDECLEVAVEKFELAGASATDIAVMVKNHCSNENALEGMGFKIDEIVQAWNEMYDAKRWQIGVPSFRLEPLFRRRSPKLHDILENVFTGPQ; this is encoded by the exons ATGGGAAAACCAactgggaagaagaagaaccccGATCCTCCCACGGATTCTTCCGTCAACGGCGGcggaggcggaggaggaggaggaggtaaCAAGTCCGCCAAAAGCTTCGACCGTTCTGCCTCCAAGGCGGCAGCCACCTTCGACGAAGACATGGCCATCTTCATAAACCGAGCCTTAGAGCTCAAAGAAGAAGGAAACAAGCTCTTCCAGAAACGCGACAACGAAGGCGCAATGCTAAGGTACGACAAAGCCGTCAAGCTTTTGCCTAGAGATCACGCAGAGGTGGCTTACCTGAGAACGGGCATGGCTTCTTGCTACATGCATATGGGGCTGGGAGAGTACCCGAACGCGATCAACGAGTGCAATCTCGCCCTGGAGGCTTCTCCTCGGTACAGCAAAGCCCTGCTGAAACGCGCTCGGTGCTACGAGGCTTTGAATAAGATGGATTTCGCTTTTAGAGATTCGAGGATCGTTCTGAACATGGAGGCGGAGAATGTTTCGGCTAAGGAGATCTTTGAGAGGGTGAAGAAGGTGTTGGTTGGTAGAGGGGTTGATGTGGCTGAAATGGAGACGAGTTTTGTTGATGTGCAGCCTGTTGGCGCCGCGCGGTTAAGGAAGATTGTTAAGGAAAGgttgaggaagatgaagaagaaaaataataataataataaaaagaatagTAATAGTAATGCTGAGGAGAAGAAGAGTAATGAAGGCGGCGTGGTTGTTGAGAATGCAGACGTTGAAGATGGAGAGGAAGCGGATAGCGGGAAGAGAGGAGATAAGAATCTTGAGGATAAAGTTGTGGTTGAGGAGAAGAAAGTGAGTCATGTGATGGACAAAGAGGTAGTCATTGCTTCCGACGCGACGGTTACCAGGACGGTGAAGTTGGTACACGGAGACGATATAAGGTGGGCGCAGTTGCCGTTGGATTCCAGCGTTAGACTTGTGAGAGATATAATCAGAGATAGGTTTCCTTCTCTGAAGGGCTTCCTTATCAAATACAGAGACTCTGAGGGTGATTTGGTTACCATCACCACGACGGATGAGCTGAGAGTGGCTGCGTCGACGAGGGAGAAACTTGGCTCCTTTAGATTGTATGTCACTGAAGTCAGCCCCAATCAAGAACCTGTATACGACGGCGAATCGAACGATAAGTTCGCCAAGGGGTCAAGTAGTGTTGCTGATAATGGAAGCGTGGGAGGAGATTATGTGGAGTCTGAGAAACCGTCTGCTTGCATCGAGCATTGGATTTTCCAGTTTGCGCAGCTGTTCAAGAACCACGTTGGGTTTGATTCAGATTCTTACTTGGATATTCACAACCTTGGGATGAAGCTGTATACGGAAGCAATGGAAGATATTGTAACTGGAGAAGACGCGCAAGAGCTTTTTGATATAGCTGCTGATAAGTTCCAAGAAATGGCTGCACTAGCGATGTTCAACTGGGGGAACGTTCATATGTCCAAGGCGAGAAGGCAGATCTATTTTCCCGAGGATGGTTCGAGAGAAACTATACTAGAGAAGGTCCAGGCTGGATTCGAATGGGCGACGAACGAGTACAATAAGGCTGCGGAAAAGTACGAAGAAGCGGTTAAAGTTAAATCTGATTTCTACGAGGCTCTTCTTGCGCTCGGGCAACAGCAGTTTGAGCAGGCTAAGCTTTGTTGGTACCATGCGCTTAGAAACAAGATAGATATCGAAAGCGAGGCTTCTCAGGAAGTGCTGAAACTCTATAACAAAGCTGAGGAGAGTATGGAAAAGGGTATGCAGATTTGGGAAGAGATGGAAGAACGTCGTCTGAATGGAATATCTGATTCCGATAAACATAAAACGCTGCTGCAGAAGCTGGGATTAGATGGGGTGTTTAGTGAAGCGTCTGATGAAGATAACGCAGAGCAAACGGCTAATATGACTTCCCAGATTAATCTTTTGTGGGGTTCATTGCTGTATGAACGGTCTATTGTGGAGTATAAGCTTGGACTACCGACTTGGGATGAATGCTTGGAGGTTGCAGTGGAGAAATTTGAATTAGCTGGAGCTTCTGCAACCGATATAGCTGTTATGGTGAAGAACCATTGCTCAAACGAAAATGCACTTGAAG GTATGGGGTTCAAGATCGATGAGATAGTACAGGCATGGAACGAGATGTATGATGCCAAAAGATGGCAGATCGGTGTCCCATCTTTTCGGCTAGAACCTTTGTTCCGGAGACGGTCGCCGAAGCTGCATGATATTTTAGAGAATGTGTTTACAGGGCCTCAGTGA
- the LOC103842198 gene encoding protein MEMO1, producing the protein MEKVRQASHAGSWYTDNPTKLSSDLGKWLTETGLTKSPHVRGVIAPHAGYSYSGRAAAYAFANIDPTNITRIFILGPSHHYYTPKCALSTAKVYKTPIGDLPVDVEMIKEIRAMGKFGMMDLRVDEAEHSMEMHLPFLSKVFQGHDVKVVPILVGAVSAENEAMYGELLSKYVDDPNNFFSVSSDFCHWGSRFNYMHYDNNHGPIHKSIEALDKMGMDIIETGDPDAFNKYLLEFDNTICGRHPISIFLHMIKHSSSKIKINFLKYEQSSQCQTMRDSSVSYASAAAKLEC; encoded by the exons ATGGAGAAAGTGAGGCAAGCATCGCACGCAGGCTCTTGGTATACTGATAATC CTACAAAGCTGTCATCGGATCTTGGAAAATGGCTAACAGAAACTGGTTTAACCAAATCACCTCATGTCCGAGGCGTCATTGCCCC ACACGCAGGTTACTCCTACTCCGGTCGTGCAGCTGCTTATGCCTTTGCAAACATTGATCCCACCAACAT TACCAGGATATTTATTCTAGGTCCATCTCACCATTACTATACACCAAAATGTGCACTTTCCACTGCAAAAGTTTACAAAACTCCCATAGGAGATCTACCTGTTGATGTCGAGA TGATTAAGGAGATAAGAGCTATGGGGAAATTTGGAATGATGGATCTCCGTGTCGACGAAGCTGAGCATAGCATGGAAATGCACTTGCCTTTTTTGTCTAAAGTATTTCAAGG GCACGATGTGAAAGTTGTACCCATCTTGGTTGGAGCAGTAAGTGCAGAAAACGAAGCCATGTACGGTGAGTTGCTGTCTAAGTATGTGGATGATCCCAACAACTTTTTCTCAGTCTCCTCTGACTTTTGTCACTGGGGCTCCAG GTTTAATTACATGCATTATGACAACAATCATGGTCCAATACACAAATCCATTGAGGCACTAGACAAGATGGGTATGGATATAATAGAGACCGGTGATCCAGATGCTTTCAACAAGTATCTTTTGGAGTTTGACAACACCATTTGTGGCCGCCACCCTATTAGTATTTTTCTCCAT ATGATAAAACATAGCTCAAGCAAGATTAAGATCAATTTCCTCAAGTACGAGCAGTCAAGCCAGTGCCAGACTATGCGAGACAGCAGTGTCAGCTATGCATCTGCTGCTGCTAAGTTGGAATGTTGA
- the LOC103842197 gene encoding uncharacterized protein LOC103842197, which translates to MTLLLFYCFLTSLSLAHGASTIHISPTQPPTDSEKTIWENSTRKFIVAETPLYGPTYNNPQVIGDVSVALAAQRTFRKDPLNGFQIYTGGWNISSRHYWASVGYTAVPLFAVAAVWFLGFGICLLVICMCHICHRSKSIGYSRVAYILSLIFLLFFTLMAIIGCVMLYSGQIRYNKSTTETLAYVMSQADSTVSQLKAISDYLTSAEQIRVLQVSLPANVQTEIDQIGAKLTSSITTITDKATSSSNDIRNFLNSVRVALIVVSIVMLILTFLGLASSIFGMQVIVYTLVILGWILVAGTFILSGTFLLLHNATADTCVAMSEWVERPASNTALDEILPCTDNATAQETLMRSKEVTGQLVELINTVVSNVSNINFSPVFPQMYYNQSGPLLPLLCNPFNHDLTDRPCSPGELDLNNATQAWSSFVCQVNTNGTCVTTGRLTPALYGQMASCVNISTGLINDAPFLVQLQDCSYAKQTFRDITNNNCPGLRRYGYWVYVGLAMLSTAVMLSLVFWIVYSRERQHRKEALPEFSDSKEIVRVNF; encoded by the exons AtgactcttcttctcttctattgcTTTTTAACCTCTCTTTCTCTTGCTCATGGAGCTTCAACCATTCACATTTCTCCTACTCAGCCTCCCACAG ATTCTGAGAAAACAATTTGGGAAAATTCTACAAGGAAATTTATAGTGGCAGAAACGCCATTATATGGACCTACTTACAATAACCCTCAAGTGATAGGAGATGTTTCAGTGGCTTTAGCTGCTCAAAGAACATTCAGAAAAGATCCTCTCAATGGTTTCCAGATATATACTGGAGGATGGAATATCAGCAGCCGGCATTACTGGGCC TCTGTGGGCTATACAGCTGTTCCTCTCTTTGCTGTTGCTGCTGTTTGGTTCCTTGGGTTTGGCATCTGCTTATTGGTTATATGCATGTGTCACATATGCCATAGAAGCAAATCTATTGGTTACTCAAGAGTTGCTTACATTCTCTCCctcatcttcctcctcttcttcactCTTATGGCAAT aaTTGGATGTGTAATGCTATACTCGGGTCAGATAAGGTACAACAAAAGCACAACAGAGACATTAGCTTATGTGATGAGCCAAGCAGATAGCACGGTTTCACAGCTTAAAGCTATATCAGATTACCTTACATCAGCAGAGCAGATTAGAGTTCTTCAGGTGTCTTTACCCGCAAATGTCCAAACTGAAATCGATCAGATCGGAGCAAAACTGACTTCTTCAATAACTACCATCACTGACAAAGCCACTAGTAGCTCCAATGACATAAGAAATTTCCTCAATTCCGT GAGGGTGGCACTTATAGTAGTTTCAATTGTCATGCTTATTTTGACATTTCTTGGTCTCG CTTCTTCAATCTTTGGTATGCAAGTCATCGTTTACAC CCTTGTGATCCTTGGATGGATTTTGGTGGCTGGTACTTTCATCTTGAGTGGAACTTTCCTTCTGCTACACAA TGCAACCGCAGACACATGTGTGGCAATGAGCGAATGGGTAGAGAGACCAGCAAGCAACACGGCACTAGACGAGATCTTGCCTTGTACAGACAACGCCACAGCTCAGGAAACTCTGATGCGCAGCAAAGAGGTGACGGGACAGCTCGTTGAGCTCATCAACACAGTCGTTTCTAACGTCTCCAACATCAACTTCTCTCCGGTCTTTCCCCAAATGTACTACAACCAGTCCGGACCCTTGCTTCCTCTGCTCTGCAATCCCTTCAACCACGACCTCACCGATCGCCCTTGCTCCCCTGGCGAGCTCGATTTGAACAACGCTACTCAGGCGTGGAGCAGCTTCGTGTGCCAAGTAAACACGAACGGGACTTGCGTAACAACGGGGAGGCTAACGCCTGCGCTGTATGGTCAGATGGCCTCGTGCGTGAACATCAGCACGGGGTTGATCAACGACGCGCCGTTCTTGGTTCAGCTTCAGGATTGTTCGTACGCGAAGCAGACGTTTAGAGACATAACCAATAACAACTGTCCAGGGCTCAGACGCTATGGTTACTGGGTCTACGTGGGTCTGGCCATGTTATCGACGGCTGTGATGCTCTCGCTTGTGTTCTGGATCGTCTACAGTAGAGAGAGACAGCACCGGAAGGAAGCTTTGCCAGAATTTTCAGACAGTAAGGAGATCGTTAGAGTTAACTTCTGA
- the LOC103842199 gene encoding uncharacterized protein LOC103842199 has product MGVAVLQPTDPLSIRNIIFPPPQRPNKPTPNRRRRSPPRHQPETSPPPKGSKKKKNLNHNHVRVPKRGEEKVPDLTVEKPDPRSARQIVSDPVTIPSQSRRSTTPALFYAGTVTSTSPPPSEVPLPAFFAKRSVSSFEPADATTDLIRILGIDVDRSQISD; this is encoded by the coding sequence ATGGGAGTTGCCGTTCTCCAGCCTACCGATCCTCTCTCCATCAGAAACATCATTTTCCCTCCTCCACAACGTCCTAACAAACCGACGCCCAATCGCCGTCGCCGAAGTCCGCCGCGCCATCAACCGGAGACCTCTCCTCCGCCAAAGggatcgaagaagaagaagaatctcaACCACAACCACGTTAGAGTTCCGAAGCGAGGAGAAGAGAAGGTACCGGATCTGACGGTTGAGAAGCCAGATCCGAGATCCGCTCGTCAGATCGTATCGGATCCGGTGACGATCCCATCGCAGAGCCGGAGATCGACCACCCCAGCTTTGTTTTACGCTGGTACAGTCACGTCGACATCTCCGCCGCCGAGCGAAGTTCCCTTGCCGGCGTTCTTCGCGAAGAGAAGCGTCTCCTCGTTCGAACCAGCCGACGCAACCACCGATCTGATCAGAATCTTGGGGATAGACGTCGATCGATCTCAGATCTCCGATTAA